In Chaetodon trifascialis isolate fChaTrf1 chromosome 8, fChaTrf1.hap1, whole genome shotgun sequence, the DNA window GTGCAACAGCCACGCAGCAGTGACCCTATGTGATACATGGGCTGTCCACCACGGACTGGACCCCGGCAGAGCCATGCCACTGTTGGCACCACAGGGATGGCCACTGCTAGTAGATCGACCAAGAAGTGACGACTCCAGTAGCTTTTCTGAATTGTACCAGAGTCAGGTGGAtctccatcctctgctgtggTGCCCCCTGTGGCACCCTGTTCTGtagtttcatcttcatcatcgtcTTCACCATGGACCTCCACTACAGTGACACCAGCTATCTCCTCGTGGGAAGTAGATCTCCTTGGCTGGGAGGTATGAGGCTGTTCTACGCCTGATGATACTCCTGGGCAAGTTGGACTCTGCACCACAGCCTCTACCTGAGTTGATCCTAATGATAGACCAACTTCTTGTTGTCTGTCTTCCACACTGAGGTTTTCCACTGTTGTTCCACCCTGTCGGCCTTCTCCGCAGCATCCTCCAAATGTAAGTTCACCCTGCATCCCTGCTGATGTCTCTGCTATAtcacacagtttctctgaaGTTGTCTCCTCCACTGCACTCTGAACTTTCACCTCATTTCCTCCCACTGAGCCCATCTGCATCGGCTGCCCTTCTTCTGCCAGTCTTATCACtgttgtttcctcctgcttctctgTTGCTACagcttccttctctctcttttctttctcctgcttttcctcttcctccacttcctctttccctccacaaAGAGGACTTTCCATTGAACATGCCACAGTAGCAGAGCGTGGTAATGGGACCAACGGTGTTTTGGAGACTGGAATTGGCTCTGTGGCCGTACTCATGACCGTTGCTGTGGTTACTGAAGTAGTGGTGGTGATGGAGTCCAGCTCGTCCTCCCCCTCATCAGATATCCAGGTGGAGGTGGGACTGCAGGCCTGGGAGCGGAAAGTGCGTTGCTCTGCAATGGTATCCAGATCAGAGGGGTAACCTGCTGTTGCTGGGATGGGGCAGCTTTCTGTCTGAATGCCCATCTCTCGCAGGGGGTGCAGGTAGAGGTGATGGTGGGACAGGCATGGATGGCTCATACAGCCCACTCCACCCAGACCACAACGAAAGGGTGCCAGTCGGTCACCTGTGCACAGCTTCTCATAGGTGGAGGAGTGCGGCATAGTGTGGGGCACAGAGTGGGACAAATTGTGAGGGAAAGAATGAGGTAAAGTGTGGGAGAAAGTGTGAGGCAGAGAGTTGGGCAGTGAGTTAGGCAAAGAGTGGGGCAGAGAGGTTGGCAGAGAGTTGGGCAGAGAGTTAGGCAAAGAGTGGGGCAGAGAGGTTGGCAGAGAGTGGGCAAAGGCCTGTGTGTAGGAATTGAGTAAAGATGCTGTTTCTTCAGAGAGGAAGGCAGCCTCCAGAAGCAGGTCAGCCCGGCTGGGGACACTGCTCTCCCCACAACACACAAAGCCGCTGTCCTGTGTGCCGTCACCTGACAGACAAGGAAAGTCTGGACCATTACCATTCCGGTCTGCCAGTGCTTGATCACTCAGCTTAGTGTAGGTGGAGCTCCGGGTCAGAGAACGGGCTGGAGAACCATCACAGGAGCAAGAACCCCTCCCTCCTACTGCTGGTTTGGGTAATCCCCCTGGACTTTCCCCTGATACCGAGGCTGGTGCCGAACCCCCAACACGGGTCCGACAACCTGGTATGGCT includes these proteins:
- the snphb gene encoding syntaphilin isoform X1 gives rise to the protein MSAPAPANRRSGLGSRRFDYCRFIELDYVPMETGYMVSMRPTKGYASTKSPTKGYTSTKSPDRHSRSTNSPSTPRSRRTPAAPSNRDPYGNASISSSSNSGSCKGSDCSPTKGRHQKYTSCTDNHGIRPPPPEQYLTPLQQKEVCIRHLRARLKETINTLQDRDTEIDELRGQLYRMQEDWVEEECHRVEAQLALKEARQEIQQLKQAVDTVRARLSDAGGVSGDVGVQKYFQDINAQNHKLENLLLNMELAQAGLAKEGEAIPGCRTRVGGSAPASVSGESPGGLPKPAVGGRGSCSCDGSPARSLTRSSTYTKLSDQALADRNGNGPDFPCLSGDGTQDSGFVCCGESSVPSRADLLLEAAFLSEETASLLNSYTQAFAHSLPTSLPHSLPNSLPNSLPTSLPHSLPNSLPNSLPHTFSHTLPHSFPHNLSHSVPHTMPHSSTYEKLCTGDRLAPFRCGLGGVGCMSHPCLSHHHLYLHPLREMGIQTESCPIPATAGYPSDLDTIAEQRTFRSQACSPTSTWISDEGEDELDSITTTTSVTTATVMSTATEPIPVSKTPLVPLPRSATVACSMESPLCGGKEEVEEEEKQEKEKREKEAVATEKQEETTVIRLAEEGQPMQMGSVGGNEVKVQSAVEETTSEKLCDIAETSAGMQGELTFGGCCGEGRQGGTTVENLSVEDRQQEVGLSLGSTQVEAVVQSPTCPGVSSGVEQPHTSQPRRSTSHEEIAGVTVVEVHGEDDDEDETTEQGATGGTTAEDGDPPDSGTIQKSYWSRHFLVDLLAVAIPVVPTVAWLCRGPVRGGQPMYHIGSLLRGCCTVALHSLRRGGGLRHYPAGGGDLGGSLI
- the snphb gene encoding syntaphilin isoform X2, producing METGYMVSMRPTKGYASTKSPTKGYTSTKSPDRHSRSTNSPSTPRSRRTPAAPSNRDPYGNASISSSSNSGSCKGSDCSPTKGRHQKYTSCTDNHGIRPPPPEQYLTPLQQKEVCIRHLRARLKETINTLQDRDTEIDELRGQLYRMQEDWVEEECHRVEAQLALKEARQEIQQLKQAVDTVRARLSDAGGVSGDVGVQKYFQDINAQNHKLENLLLNMELAQAGLAKEGEAIPGCRTRVGGSAPASVSGESPGGLPKPAVGGRGSCSCDGSPARSLTRSSTYTKLSDQALADRNGNGPDFPCLSGDGTQDSGFVCCGESSVPSRADLLLEAAFLSEETASLLNSYTQAFAHSLPTSLPHSLPNSLPNSLPTSLPHSLPNSLPNSLPHTFSHTLPHSFPHNLSHSVPHTMPHSSTYEKLCTGDRLAPFRCGLGGVGCMSHPCLSHHHLYLHPLREMGIQTESCPIPATAGYPSDLDTIAEQRTFRSQACSPTSTWISDEGEDELDSITTTTSVTTATVMSTATEPIPVSKTPLVPLPRSATVACSMESPLCGGKEEVEEEEKQEKEKREKEAVATEKQEETTVIRLAEEGQPMQMGSVGGNEVKVQSAVEETTSEKLCDIAETSAGMQGELTFGGCCGEGRQGGTTVENLSVEDRQQEVGLSLGSTQVEAVVQSPTCPGVSSGVEQPHTSQPRRSTSHEEIAGVTVVEVHGEDDDEDETTEQGATGGTTAEDGDPPDSGTIQKSYWSRHFLVDLLAVAIPVVPTVAWLCRGPVRGGQPMYHIGSLLRGCCTVALHSLRRGGGLRHYPAGGGDLGGSLI